The Penicillium digitatum chromosome 6, complete sequence genome contains the following window.
CAGTGAGCATTGTGAAAATATCGTCGGTTCCGAGGAAGACATAATGCTTGCGCAATTCCTCGTAGGGTTGTTGCAACTCGGCTCGGATAGTCTCTAGGGTGGCACGCTTGCGCTGGTTGAGGTTTTTCTCGAGCTGCTCTGCATACTCCTCTAGAATAAGATCGTTGACACGGTCCTGTGCCTCTTCTCGGAATAGCTTCCGCATAATAGCACCAGTGCCGTTCTCGTCAGTCTCAGCCTTGATGTCTTCCTCGTCCAACTCCAGTGCATCAGCAGCCATCTTGCGCGCAATATCGTAGTCTTCGGGATGCACACGGGTGTTGTCCAGAGGATCAGCATCGGGATCAGCATTCTCGAAGTCGATATAGACGAAACTAGCACAGTTGTTCCAAACCTTGACACCCATGGCCGGGTATGTCGCGTTGACACCAAGCAGTTCCACTCGGTTATTGACGACTCCGCCGTTCATATTGACAATCTTGAGCAAGTGAGCCGCCTTTCGGGGACCAAGGCCGCAGACATACGGCAAGAGATTGGCTGTTGCCGTGTCAGCTACTGCCTCATTGAGATCAACGCCAACCAAGTTGACCATGTCCACCAAAGCAGTTTCCAGCTGCTTAAGAAGCAGGTCCTGGGAGACTAGTTGCTGGCCTGGTTTGAACTGGATGGATACTACGTCACGGCCCAGGGACGCATATTCCTTGAGCGGGCTCTGCAAGTACCGGCCTAGAGCCACACAATAATGGGTCAAAGGTCCAAAGCCTGGGTTGTCGCTTCTAGCGCGAGGGCTGTTGTGGTACAGCCGGGCAACCTCATCATTGACAATTACCACCTCCAAGGGGTCGCTGATCTCCTCATCATGCTCATTTGTGTAGGATGCACCACGTAGGTCTTTCTGGTCGACGATTTCGGATAGAAGCTTGTATAGGCGGCGCGTCTCTGGCGTCATGCCCGAAACACCGATGACATCTGGTCGACGACGATCCACCAGATCTACAAAAGCGGCCAGGTTCTCACCGTCTGCAATGTCACGGCTTTCATCTCCCACTGAAAGATCAATGAATTTGCCATTCTCCAGGACACGGCCATCTTCTTCTGTGTAAGCCCAGTGAATGGGGTCCCGGCCCACCTGACCAGATCCGGTGGAGAGAGTGAGAACACGGGGCACTGTGCCCAGGACCATGCCCTTGGGTTTGTAAGGGGCCTGGTCGAGACGTTGCGAGAACGCTTCGCGGCACTCTTTGGCCACATGGTTCTCACATTCCTGTCGAATGTTTTCCTTTACACTGCGGTTGATCAACTTTTCCAATTTGCCCAGGGCCAGATCCAGCACCTCACGGCGAATACGATTCCAAGCATCAGCAAGCTCACTGTAGTTGTCTGACTCAATATCGGCGTAAAGGCGTTTGCGGAACTGGTCAAAGTTTTCAAATCGCACCCGCACATCAACGAGaccttcttcctcggccttgagCATGCGTAAGAACATCTCTGGGCGACGGGCAATGTCACTTAACTGCTGGTTCCGCAGATATTTGAACTCGGCGTACGGATGCTGCTCATCGATCCGGCGAAGTCCTTTTTCTGTGCGGAAGCAATCGACAACTCCGTTCATGTAGTATGCCTGACGGATCACCTTGCGCATTTTAGGGCTGACAGCAAGCTCTTCGGCGAACATCGACTTAGCGGCTTTAAGAACATGCGAACTGTTTGAAAAGTCGTTGTCGACAAACTGATCAGCCAACTCTTCGGGCTGCTGAGTCGGATCTTCGGTGTATTGCCGACGACCTTCTTTGGAGGCGTTCTGAGCAAACGCATCTGCAGTGATGCCAAAAGCACGCACGAAGCCATAGGCTTTGCCGTTTCGAACCCGCTCAAAGAAAGATCTACCAGTGGCTTTTCGACGTTGAGTTTCTCCAGTAGCCTCGCCATTGACCTGATTGAGATCACGTAGCTGTGAGGAGTACTCGAAATGGAGATAATCTTGCACATCTTGGAGTTCCTCCATGGTCGCGGCCGCAACAAGCTGATCCTCGACGTTGGAATCATTCACGTTGAAGAGACTTTGCAGGTTGTCGTATGTCTTTTGAATCGTACCGCGCTTGTCGACCAAAGCGCGAAATTTGAGATCATGGTCGAATATATCCCATAGATCGGTCATGTTGAGGAGCTTCTCGGCGCGGATGTTGTACTGAGCGGAGTTGTCGTCGGGATCGGCGCCATTGGCCATATCTTTGACAGCATGAATCATGTAGTCTTTGCGATGCTGGAAAATGAAGGGCACTTCCCAATCGTCTGTGATCAGAAATTCCAACATCTTAGCGACAGAACGCTGGAAAGGATCGCGCAATTCAGGGTCCACGCGCTTCTTGAGCAACATCAAGTTTGAGATCCAGACTGCCTCCTCCCGGAATTGATCCTCGGTCAATGTCACATGCTTGTAGGGCTTGCGAGCAACTTGATGGCGTTCAGGTTCATCTAAAAGACGAATTTCATTATCATCCTCTGTCAACATCCTCTCGGCCAGCTCAGATGGTTCAAAGACATCCTTCAAGTCTAGGTGACGTTCTTCGGTTTGTTTGTCGGCGTCCTCTTGGTCTTCCATTTGCAGTGCGAAATCGTACTCTGTGCCATCACCGAATGCAGCGCGCATATCCTCAAGTGCATTTTCATCCAAGCCCGAGGTATCAGTCGGAATCAAGCCGGTCTTGTTGACTCTGGAGGCAGGCGCAACGCCAAGGTCATCCCGTTCGCGCTGTGCCTCA
Protein-coding sequences here:
- a CDS encoding Transcription elongation factor spt6; translated protein: MSLRDLIEGEAIMDDDDEEVADDYDAEGREGAGTTNHYNDSSEEEDEEEDDEEAARAVREGFIVDEDEEDERAARKHRKRPRAAREEEHLDEEDLELIGHGPSQHRGPATESKFKRLKRGKDRESHQLSHGVDDIFNSDEEEEAQQYARPGQRRGLRDEMDDFIEEDTFSDDEAQRERDDLGVAPASRVNKTGLIPTDTSGLDENALEDMRAAFGDGTEYDFALQMEDQEDADKQTEERHLDLKDVFEPSELAERMLTEDDNEIRLLDEPERHQVARKPYKHVTLTEDQFREEAVWISNLMLLKKRVDPELRDPFQRSVAKMLEFLITDDWEVPFIFQHRKDYMIHAVKDMANGADPDDNSAQYNIRAEKLLNMTDLWDIFDHDLKFRALVDKRGTIQKTYDNLQSLFNVNDSNVEDQLVAAATMEELQDVQDYLHFEYSSQLRDLNQVNGEATGETQRRKATGRSFFERVRNGKAYGFVRAFGITADAFAQNASKEGRRQYTEDPTQQPEELADQFVDNDFSNSSHVLKAAKSMFAEELAVSPKMRKVIRQAYYMNGVVDCFRTEKGLRRIDEQHPYAEFKYLRNQQLSDIARRPEMFLRMLKAEEEGLVDVRVRFENFDQFRKRLYADIESDNYSELADAWNRIRREVLDLALGKLEKLINRSVKENIRQECENHVAKECREAFSQRLDQAPYKPKGMVLGTVPRVLTLSTGSGQVGRDPIHWAYTEEDGRVLENGKFIDLSVGDESRDIADGENLAAFVDLVDRRRPDVIGVSGMTPETRRLYKLLSEIVDQKDLRGASYTNEHDEEISDPLEVVIVNDEVARLYHNSPRARSDNPGFGPLTHYCVALGRYLQSPLKEYASLGRDVVSIQFKPGQQLVSQDLLLKQLETALVDMVNLVGVDLNEAVADTATANLLPYVCGLGPRKAAHLLKIVNMNGGVVNNRVELLGVNATYPAMGVKVWNNCASFVYIDFENADPDADPLDNTRVHPEDYDIARKMAADALELDEEDIKAETDENGTGAIMRKLFREEAQDRVNDLILEEYAEQLEKNLNQRKRATLETIRAELQQPYEELRKHYVFLGTDDIFTMLTGETPDSLTPGMVVPIAIKRVFEDHIEAKLDCGVDVLVAETELGVPYDIPVRNAYQVHQTVPAKILFLNRKGFSCNVSLREDQVSHPSRRNQDHGFGDWDEQQEREDKESLQEKTQRGGQAMRVIKHPLFRPFNSTQAEEFLGSQGPGDVVIRPSSRGHDHLAVTWKVAQGVYQHIDVLELDKENEFSVGRVLKVGGRYTYSDLDDLIVNHVNAMAKKVSEMILHEKFQEGSKTETDQWLETYTKANPRRSAYAFCINAKYPGYFYLCFKAGEHSRLQNWPVKVIPQGYELQKNPYPDMHALCNGFKLMFSNMSKGGRR